The window atatttcgaaaaatgtgttCATTGTATTAATGAATGGCTATCATCAACCTGATGTCATTGATACAATGAACTTCTTGTTTAATATAACATTCATTGATATTATAAATTCCTGTTCGTCCATTGCACGATTCTGAAATTGATGTTGAATGTTCattgtttcaatgaaatattcattacatagctgaacttttttcattagaTGTAAAAAGTCGCACATTAACTGCTTTGGACATTTTAAACGAACAGTAATACATTATTGATACAAAGTACAACCGATCCAACAATGAACTGTTTGTATCAATGAACATTTCATTGATTTAATGAATGTTATACCTTGATATAATAAACACAATTGATCATAATTGATAAACGACAATAAAGAAACAAGTGTATTTACGATTTTATCTAAGCATACTTTTTTGTTAATTATGAATCATAATCATATCATTAGACACGAATGATACTTTGAAGCCAATTATTTccttaaaataattgaaatctgACATGTATACTTATActgattttttgttaaaattacatGATCTTTCCTATGGCAAAGTTTGTATAAGCAGAATCTCAACTCGATCAGATAACATGTTGccactgaaatattattttcttgatttctcTCTAGTTCTAGTGACGCAATCAACATGAACAATTCCAAATGTTTATGGGGGAGAACAAAAACCAAAATACATGTTCCATCAACAATACTGTTCTATATAAATGAATGAAGTCCACGTTGTTCGTATAAGGCAATAAATAAATGAGACGATAACAATGAAAAGGCTTTTACAATGTGGAGATCCGGAGATAACTCATTATATGCATATTGTTGAATACCAAATACCAACAGAGACTTCTCAATTCAAGAAGCCATTCCTTTTTATTCGGCTTATTCATAATCCTTCTCCACAAAAAAGTTCATTACAATATTTCAAAGTGGACGGGATTCTAAAGCGTGGCTTTTAGGAATCTGACCACACGCAAAAGAACGATCATTAGTTAAAATATGATTGATTACACACTCCCATTTAATGGCATACCATCAACTGCTTAATGCTACTAATGTCCTTCGACCGAGAATTAAATCCTTTCGTTTATGCTTTGAAATATTCGTCTATATCTCATAAAATATATGATGATCGGAggaaaaacaacatttttcatggCTGGACCAAATATAGAATTTGATAATAAGAGATGACATCTGATTGACTCGGTTTTTATACCTCATGGGAAtttgaattgagaaaaaaatggagGTTATTTGTAATTTACACTTTTTATTGATTATGTATAATACTCTTTCAGCAATGACATGACATCTTCAATCTAAAGAAAAGAATCTTTTTACTGCTTATAAAACAAATTTTGGTGAGACTTAAGATATTGCCCGGTTTTGAGGGCGTTCTCAGCGCATTCAGATACGTCATCAATGACGTCATACCATAGCTGAAATATATACACCGTATTAATATTTTCTACGAACTTATATTTGTTTGAAGTGCTTATTAGTAACCATAAAGTCTTGCTATGTTCAGTGAATATCTCGTGAGGTTCTGAAAAGACCGAATATATTTCCAACAGGACTATATCCTTTCATGCGAGTCCAGTGTCGGCGATGTTAATGAATTGGTTGCTTTGTCAGTGAGGGAGAGCGTATTCACAATACTTTATCTGTCTAAATAAATGTAACGTAAAAAACAGCACTGATTTATTTCTCGCATGCAGTGGGACAAGAGGACGACTGACCCCTATACTCACCCCTAATCAAATCAAACGCATACACAAACAGATTCATGCTGAAATGTCTCTTGTCCCCTTCAGGACAGTATTCgagataaatgaaatattttttcttgttttgttATCCCACTATCTCAGAGTGTGATTCTATGAAAGTGGTTATGTGAGCGTATATCGATAGATTTACAGGTATGCACTCCATCTGGAATTTTCGGTACCTACTTGGTTATGCAGACGTCAGCATGCGAAAAGGTGAAATTGCCGGTACCTCAATAGTTTTGTTCGACTTTGAGTTATCCGAAAGTTTGGTCAATATGACAGATGACATTCGTTCAACAAGATGAAAAAATAGTCCTCTGAAGATCACACTCAGCGATCACAGAAAGATCAgtaattttgagatttttttgaaattagggattcatcaagtcaagtagctcgatattttaaccaactacttaacttgaaaatggagctcgtgaaaaattacatgcttGAGCTTGACATGACTTGACTTTAgaaatttattgcttgacttgattttagaaatttattgcttgactttattttagaaatttattgcttgacttgattttaaaaatttattgcttgacttgatatcaagctacttgatattacttgagcttgatatgcacgcgtcgcacggcatatatttctgcaatctcgtgcacgcTTAGACTTAGACGCTAAAAatgaagtagcttgatatgattcaagtacttgatgaataaatacttacttgacttgagattgataaactactacttgacttgagcttgacttgaaatcaagtcaatccAAAACTTGAAATGTATACAACCCTTTTCTTTTTCATCTGAATATACAATGGCGTTTGTTGATACTcgagaaaaaacataaaaataaattattttgggAATTTCTTGAGATTTATCTAAAACTTTTGCTTTTCGTTTCATTTAAATATACGTTTGTTAGTTCTCTGGGTCGCATCCAATGTTATAACGGgtggtttttttcgaggtatataactttaagtgggcattactgttcaagatgccgaccgatttaacagctgtcaagtgacttattctcagtttggtttggcaattcatcatgaatagactcacgcctgaacaacgtttccaaacagtgcaaaatgagattgccgttgttcccgattttcataagcgtattttgtttagcgatgaagcgcacttctggttgaatggctacgtcaacaaacaaaactgccacatttggagtgatgctaatcctcaagtgtatgtcgaaacaccgttaaatccagaaaaactgactgtttggtgcgctttatgggctggtggaatcattggtccgtacttcttcaaaaaggatgatggccagaacgtaacagtcaatggtgatcggtatagagccatgattactagctttttcattcctgaattgaacaaccatgatgtccaggagctgtgattccaacaagacggcgcaacatgtcacacagctcgtgccacaatcgatatattgaaagacacgtttggtgaccgcctaatttcacgttttggacctgtgaattggtctccaagatcttgtgatttaacaccgctagactactttctgtgaggctatgtaaagtcattggtctatgcggataagccacaaacccttgaccatttggaagacaacattcgccgtgttattgccgatatatggccacaaatgttggaaaaagtcatcgaaaattggacgtccagattggactacatccgagccagccgtggcggtcatatgccagaaatcatatttgaaatgtaatgtcacaaggttatcttgtggataaatgaaattcatgtcaatcgaataatccatcgttgttttattgaaatttaaagttctatagctctaaaaaaaacaccctttatattgaaCTTTATAGGTATATACAAACTTTCATATTTAGTTCAAATGCGACTCCACCTGAAATGTATATCGGCGGCTGTTCTTTTCTTCtcaaatttcagtgaaatatcgATGAGCATCATTTCGAGTCCTCCCCTGGTCGACATAAAAAAGTTCACTTTCCCAATTTCTCTGCGTTTCACGCCTCGATTTGTCCGACGTCGCTTCAATCCGACGACGGGGAGGCACAAAAAAAGGCAGACCGGATGGAAATTAAGCTGGATTAGAGTTCGCCAAGAAGGACGGAAAacggaaaaataaataagaattgCTACCAGTTGTGGCCCTTTGAAAAGAAATGTCGTTGACAGTCGGGGCCGTCCTCGATTGTCTGCCTTTTTTTATTATCGCAACAGCGGGAGTCCCCTACTCCATAAAAAGAGTTTGGGTGAGTGGTCATTATTGGGTATTAGGCGTTTTCGgggatttttcattttttacgaCTTATATTAATAGAGTCATCAAGCTTTTTGTCAGAAATATTTGGGTGTATAGGACATTTGCTCAAAGCATCAGATATTCGACATTAGAAAttatgtttctctatttcagtatcataatgagatcattacagttctgaaaacagtgctgtaatgaacccattacagcatcgttatcaagttaaatttttcgttttgtggttgtctctactgccttccaatcctattaaatttcaacaaacgtcaataattgtcaacataatgtataatttggatatagtgaaatgatttgcagcattatttgcaatttctcttaattcaggtggtgttaaatcgatttcgtcacatataattcataaatttaatgcgtaattttaaattatttgaaaattcaaaacgtacgattcaaattcaaattccgtaatctgtcaattttcgtaacagtcaccaactgccaagatacaatacaaaagtcactaggatgtataatttgaatttttcattgaatttcgacaatatttcacaaagcttgactgaaatagagaatatatcgtctaatactcgttgcagaaggcaattccaacactcttgcgttcgaaaactcgctccttcgtcgctcgttttcgaatttcgcattcgtgttgggaaaggagcccattctgtaacttgttttagaatatactattgtctAATTcttacaggccaattgaaaagttcccggtccaccatagtaaaacacatttttttagcAAAAAtcgatttaattattcaacctAGTTGCCTTcgggggcgatacagcgattatagcgatcttacaacttttcgataccatttttgtagtacgatttgtctttcgcttcaaaatgggcctcagtttcggcgataacttcttcattggcgctaaattcctttccagcgagcattctcttgaggtctgagaacaggaaaaagtcgctgggggccagatctggcgaatacggtggatgcagaagcaattcgaagccctattcatgcaattttgccattgttttcattgatttgtgacacggcgcattgtcttgatgaaacagcaccttttttctccaaatggggccgtttttaacaCGTCCTTCAGGGTTCCTGtctatctgtcaaatttgtgatacagaaaacagttctaccaacgaacatttttcaatgcaaaaatcactaaacgatattaatggaaataatccattgattcgaaaaaaattcagggAATTAGAAGAAAAagtgtataatactcgtacagaataCTTATTCTTACactagttcattcaaaaactcgccacttcgtggatcgttttgaattttgaactcttctgcacttgtatacTATAAATAACTATCTCCTTATTCTGTGTTTCATTCACTCTTTCGAGTGAATGGAATATCGAAATGATCTGACTCATTTTGTGaaaaacatcaaaataaatattcatatttcccaCAATAAAGTAACATCGCTTCCATCGATAGGTACGTGATTCAATAAATACCTAATATGTTATCCAGAAATAATTTTACACCTTCAAAGTCGACTAGATTTAAACCTGCGATAGTACAAGTAGTTAATGTTCAATATTGACACGTTAAGTCAACGTGGTTATCATTCAACATATTGTTTACTTTCTTTATCGAGTTATTATACTGTTCTCAATAAATCAATAGCTTATCATTGTttgaataatcgattttgtacagagaatatttgataAGTTTCAATCTTGAAATAAGAGAAAAGCACTAGCGTGAGGTCAGGAAGCTTTTGGGCGCTTGTTCTATCATGCGCCAATAACCTGATATCTGATTTATTAATCAAATATCTTTTATACATCTACATAtatttatgtggtctccaagagtgCAATTGGTGGCTtaatgaacaagcgctcaaaagcttctgacttctcatttttttttgtcaatattcttcttgaattgagAAATTCGCAATTTTGCTTCGTATATCttgaaactaaaaaaaattggacATAAGATTTCCGGTTTCTTCAGTTTCTAGAAAAAAAGATTGACATGTAGGTACCATCAATGAAATTCATTGGTTTTTGGAGCACCGAAAGTCCCATCATCATCAGACATAGAATATGCACCACCCTGTACAAAATGAGTATTGATATGAATCAATTTCTcttcaaactaaaaatcgacGTATCTTTGAATGGTCCATATTGAGAATCGATATTAAATagcaatataaaaaatatcgaatattcgaaaaggtatcgaaaagttgtatgaatttttgaaataattttttccttcgtgtaaatatgaaataaaatattttccggCCATAAGATTGGAAATCTTCTCTTATCCGCCTTATTTTTCAAATACCAGTCAAGATAACGTCTTATTTAATCAAGCTCCTGATTAAAATCTATGTTTGAAATAAATCCATTCAATGCAAAACAATGCTGGAtgattaaattcattttttttatctgaTCGATATCGGAAAATAATGTGAAAGATCACAATTATTGATACAGTTGATGTAACTGAAAACCAACTACGAATCAAAGTCGATCTACTGATTTTAGTTTTCAGCTTTGACATTTTCTAACTTCTTAAAATAGTTTCTGGTTCACACCTTGTTCAAATAAGTGGTTacgtttaatttttgttttctacATCGATCAAAAAAACCTACCACACGATTTCtcaattattttgaagaaaattcataagacagtatcaaaaattattttttttcactctTGAAATAACTTCATCTTACATAATTGTCATTTCACTAGTAGAGAAAATACTTTTTCTAGTCAAATACACTTTTCACCATCCGTTGTTTGGCGATCCACAATTGGTATTTGCTCAAGAATTGCGGAGCCTCTTACGCATGCACTTCCTTCTAAATATTTGTACaaataaatatgtatttatGAATTCAATCGCTTCCTGACTTTTAATAGCCTTCCACTTTCATGTGAAGATCTCCTCAGATTTTTTGAGTGCAACTATACTTCATTTGGAGTATTCCTCAAATAGATTTTACCAGGAATACTTCAGGTGTACCTGAGTAGTACTCGATAAATCTTTATTAACCATTCATCGGAAATTATGAATGGACTAGACAAGCTATTAGCCAAATATCCTATATGCGAATGATCCATTCTTTGTCTCCATAAACGAGCCTAGAGAAAGCTTATGGTAACTCTTAAATTGAGCCCACACATttgcgcacttctggttgaatggctacgtcaacaaacaaaactgccgaatttggagtgaagctaatcctcaagtgtatgtcgaaacaccgttacatccagaaaaactgacggtttggtgcgctttatttgctggtggaatcattggtccgtacttcttcaaaaacaatgatggccacaacgttacagtcaatggtgatcgatatagagccatgattactaactttttcattcctgaattgaacatgatgtccaggagctgtggttccaacaagacggcgcaacatgttacacagctcgtgccacaatcgatttattgaaagactcgtttggtgacctcctaatttcacgttttggacctgtgaattggcccccaggatcttgtgatttaacaccgctagactactttctgtgatgctatgtaaagtcattggtctatgcggataagccacaaacccttgaccatttggaagacaacattcgccgtgttattgccgatatacggccacaaatgttggaaaaagtcatcgaaaattggacttccagattggactagatccgagccagccgtggcgattatatgccagaaatcatatttaaaatgtaatgccacaagattatcttgcggataaataaaattcatgtcaatcgaataatccatcgttgttttattgcaatttaaagttctatagctctaaaaaaaacaccctttacaaacaaTAAGCAAGGGCAAAACAAACTGAAGTTGAGTTAAAATATTTTCTATCGCATTTTAGTAGCTTGACTTTTAgactttagatttttttttgttctcttCACTGTATATTATCTTATCTCTCTTCTTTATAGGAGTGCTTCGAAACTATTGCAAGTGggaattttggaatgaaaacaCCAGGTTTTAATCATGgagtatatatataattatatattttatattaactcTATCACATcatttataatataaaattgactAGTCTGTGGTTCACCACTACAAAACCAACAAATGTGCTTTAGTCGGAGTCCGTTCCAACGCTACCTACAAAATCACATTCTAAAATCTATTTACACATTTATACATGTCCTAACAAGTTTCGATATTTACAATTCTcacaataaatatttcattccaaACTCATAAAACGAATCTGCGAAGAAATCTGCGTCAAAATCTGCGTTTCGAAATGAATGACACCAACAGCTGCTGATGCTGTTGTACATTCATTTCAGGATTTTCCAGCTACTAACAATAGATTATTCCTTGTCGTAGGTATTACCACCAAATTCTGGATTGGTTGTACATAAGGTGGTGGGGATGAGCTCCCATCATGATGTTAGTAGGAGGCATTAAATTATCTGATTTTGGTGGACCACCAACGCATGGTTTACCGTCTCTCACTAGAACTGGTACTGCTACCCTTCTCGGCGAGGGTAAACCTGTGCTGGATCCTTGGTCATGCAAGCCTTTTTCATGCTGGGCACGTTTGGTCTTATATCTGTAAAGAAGAAAGGATATTTAGAAATTATATTCTATGGTTTGGCGTTTTAGGCTAATCCATCGATAAGACATTCCAATTTGTAAAAAAAGGCTCAGGAATCAggataaaaatcaaaagtaatatcTTCTTTTGAGTTACAAACACTCTACCCAACTGAATTTCCCTATAACATCACATCATAGATCATTGATAAACAATACAAATTAAAGTGGACCCATAACAGAGCCCTGAAGAACTCCTAAATTGATTTTACATGTGCAAGATgtataacattttttgatcaAAAATATTTCGTCATGTCTCTAATACTTTTTCCCCAAAAATAAATCCTTATTTGTGTAGATACACTTATTTATTTAGAACCTGTGTGTACTTATTTCATTCGAAGATATAATTCCAGTCGAAATCACACAATGCATGTGTTGCTAAGCAATAAGTCAACTATATAATTTGAACAGATAACaatgatattgatgatagattTCGTGTATGCATTGAGCAACAATAACTCTCGAGGATAGTAGAGGATAAAAAACTCGACGTGAAAAGCTCTTGAGAACTCGTTCGTGATTTTTTTATACTTGAAATAAAAGTATAAGCTTCAACAACCCAGATAATAACTTCACCTAACTTTTAAATTGTAGAAGAcgtaaaaattataatataatttgtacATACCTGTGATTTTGGAACCAAATTTTAACTTGGGTAGGTGTCAATCTGATTATCGAAGCCAAATGTTCTCTCTCAGGAGCCGAAAGATATCTTTGTTGTCTAAATCTCCTCTCCAATTCGTAGGTTTGGGCTTTGGAAAACAGCACTCTGCGTTTCCTCtttttttgattggctgagttGGAATTTGTGTGATCCGATGCGTCCTTGTCGTCTTCTAAGCAATCTTCATCGTCATCTCTTTCATCTGCTGATGTTGCTGTGGGATCGATAGTACTGGAACTATGATCTTGAACAGAAGGATCCACACTAGAACGGTCTGATATTGAAGGACTTGTGCTGTCAGGACTCAGTTGTGAGGCATTTGGTAGAGGTAGGTGGTTGGTAATGCTGAGTGCTGGAAAGAAAGAATATCatacatgaaattttgaaagctAGTAATTCGTTcgattgaaatttcaattcttgTATCACCGTACTCTCCAAAAGAGCCATCTacgaatatattattttattattcacgaATTTAGAAGTTAagcaaaaaaacaacaaatacaCTGCGCCAAAAAATtgacgcacattatggaaatctaaaatttattctacaactgaaggtgttctcaatgataattatttttatcagaattatgcatgcatctgttatccactttcaacgttttcttcaatgcagatgttttttcccagcaggaataaaaaaagatgagattatcagattttgaatgtattgactccattctgaaatcagttgttctcgatcaattctagcgatcaatagtttttctttcgtttgattttctacactcgatcgctatgcaacgcgaaacacgcaatttgacccaagaggaatgtgcccaagcggtagttttgcgagaagaagggtggacatacacaagaattgcagaaaagtttggagttttccatacgagtgtgtccagaatgttgcagcgattcagggagacaggtatgaatgtccgaagaccggGACAGGGtcgaccacgggtaacaactgccattcaagaacgttacttgagagttcttcgttgagacaacggtttgcaaccactcgcctccttcaaaatcagcttgagtaaactcatggggtgcaaattagcactcagataATAAggaatcgcctcagagaatatgatttaaggcctcgtgtcgcgacaAGAGGCCcggctcttaccccagcccatcgaagggcgcgtttggattttgcgagagagcatatccattgggaagaggctgattgggaaagagttctcttcacagatgattCTAGATTCtacctctaccattgtgatcgacgttcacttgtatacagacgtccacatgaaagatatgctcagtgcaatttcctgaatactactggtttcgtgggaggatcgattatggtttGGGGTGGAATATATCTGACTGCTCGcgcagacctagtggtcgttgataatggagctatgaatgctgatcaaagtcaatgtagagttaactttcattaaaattgagattttcagaatgtgcgttaatttttttgcgcagtgtaagtTCCTCCAAAGCTATTCGAAAagaaacaacaatttttttatgactAAATGTTTAGGATTCATGGAGttcttttatatttctgaaaccaTTCAAGTCGCTAGGTATTCCTTTCCAGAAATTATGTTTGTCAATGGATTTGGCAACGACTCCTTAGTAAGgcgaaaaattattatttttcatcaaaagAAAAATGTTAGCAGCTGAACCTTTCAAAGAATACAGTACGAAATAGATAGAATCTAAAATCGAATACAAAACGAGCCAACTGAGCTATCGTTATTCACCTCCAATAACAGCACATTGCTCTAGTATCATAATAACTCTCAACCTAGAGTTCTACTCGGAAACTATAACAGCTATTCGcataaaatttggtacaaaaaacGTTTGTAATTTACAATTAATTGTCCCAACTTTAAAACAAGATtcgtgaaaattgaaaatgattatGATTACAAGACAAGGACAATTCAAACGCTCAACATCATAACTCATAtacatttttcctgaaaattgcAGCTGCTTTTCGAAACGGTTGAGACATTGAAATCCGGGACTTCGAACAGCTGCCTCATCGAGTAAGGCGTGACTTGTGATGCTCCCGTGTTTCCAGAGGGTTCCCCCAACCAGTAGCAGCTCAACATTAAACATCTCTTCAGCCACCGACATTTGCCACCTATCAAGGGTAATATATATCGGTTACAGCCCTCTATTCAAGTATCAGCGAACCTTTACAATTCAAATTGGTTGTAGTGTGAATATAACTGTTCCCAGGGCCTAATCCTGGTGTTGTATTGGGGGCTTAATCACTTCAGAGGAGGGAGGCAGACATTCGAATAATGCTCTATGGTTTCGAGACCGCGTGCATATACAGATttaatgatatatttcattaaCTAATGGGAGATATATCAACATTCATATCCCCAATTGAAATTTGTAATCATTGTTCTGAAATGAGGGTTGAAAATATCTAATTTTCTGAAAACATAATATCTTTACCTCCCACGAATGActcttttttcttttcaaatctaattttgatgtttttttttgttcaaaaaggAACTTTGACTTTGAGGAATAATACGCTGTATTAGTGATGACTTCACACAACGCCATttcagttctcctgtcagtgttcggaatccaaacaaacaaattgtcattcaaattaataaGTTGTCgatgaagaaattggcttattttaataaataagattatttaaggaacgattatACTACTAATTggtagacagaaggcacgatattaatgccagtaagttcgaactggaagttcaactaataaacacggctttttacaaaatttggggaatgatacaggattcaaacttactgatattaacctcgttccttctgtctatcaattaatactgaaatatttcctcaaatactattatttatgaaaacaagccaattccttcaacgacaccgtactaatttgaatgacaatttatttgtttggattccgaacactgacaggagaaccaaaaatggcggtgtgtgacgtcacactaatagagcgtattggcgATATGCTCTTATTCGGGATTCCAACATAAGTGataaaattaattcaacaatAACTTACGTTCTGTGACAGTAGACCAGTGCCTGTTCAGAGTTGTGTAAGGGTTGATGTCAGGCGCTGAGTTAGTGAACAAAGAGTTTTCTGGTGCTGAATTATCATAAGAATTAGGAACATTTCGATCGAGCTCCAGAATGTCACTTATGGCAAAACTAGCTGGTCTCTGTTGGTTCATGGTAGAACCACTCATCTTCATGCTATCCAGTAAtctgaaaaagaaatacttAATTAATATATGCTATAGGTGTGAGAAGGCTTtatgtaggaaaaaaattgttatgattGTAGCACTAACCTATATAGCTAACGCAAGGATGAGAACAGAATACAGCAACAGTTATTGTGTCCGATAAGccaggaataaataaaaaattcaccaaaaacTACTGGCCGATACGTCTAATGCTATTGAGGCTCACTGAATATGGTACTCAATGATTTAAGAACGAACAACCTACTGGATTAGTGCTATTAAATGTTGAGAGAGCATTCGACCGATTTTGGGACGAAATACCTACTAGCCTACAAGATGAAGATGGCAGACTACACTATCAGAATCTGTAAGATAGTAAGAAACTACCTGAGGGATAGGAATTTCTACGTCAAAATGGACGACGCTAAATCTACCAATTGGCAAGTAGAAGCAGGAGTGCCGTAAGGCTCATTTCTAGGCCCTCTACACCTCAACATATAgccaaataaatcaaattacgAAACTGTTAAGAACTATATTgggtgaagaatatcttctatcggccataacttcagaacgcctgaaactatcgctttgcgaacttcaggtttttcatgaaaatttgatggaatttctgtttctgttaagaaaatcctatcattacatttaaaatttcggagtaaaatgaacaaaacaatgaacttatgactCAGCGCCCCCTATAGAaaacagcaaaaacaaatttatcatgagtatattttgtcctcaatcaacaagatattatctttcagacgagatctaatttgct is drawn from Harmonia axyridis chromosome 7, icHarAxyr1.1, whole genome shotgun sequence and contains these coding sequences:
- the LOC123683924 gene encoding homeobox protein Nkx-2.2a-like isoform X1, which produces MAGSEFDECGSYDNTWHIIPPDYVHMEEEYRYALLDSMKMSGSTMNQQRPASFAISDILELDRNVPNSYDNSAPENSLFTNSAPDINPYTTLNRHWSTVTEPLSITNHLPLPNASQLSPDSTSPSISDRSSVDPSVQDHSSSTIDPTATSADERDDDEDCLEDDKDASDHTNSNSANQKKRKRRVLFSKAQTYELERRFRQQRYLSAPEREHLASIIRLTPTQVKIWFQNHRYKTKRAQHEKGLHDQGSSTGLPSPRRVAVPVLVRDGKPCVGGPPKSDNLMPPTNIMMGAHPHHLMYNQSRIWW
- the LOC123683924 gene encoding homeobox protein XENK-2-like isoform X2 encodes the protein MKMSGSTMNQQRPASFAISDILELDRNVPNSYDNSAPENSLFTNSAPDINPYTTLNRHWSTVTEPLSITNHLPLPNASQLSPDSTSPSISDRSSVDPSVQDHSSSTIDPTATSADERDDDEDCLEDDKDASDHTNSNSANQKKRKRRVLFSKAQTYELERRFRQQRYLSAPEREHLASIIRLTPTQVKIWFQNHRYKTKRAQHEKGLHDQGSSTGLPSPRRVAVPVLVRDGKPCVGGPPKSDNLMPPTNIMMGAHPHHLMYNQSRIWW